From Fusarium oxysporum f. sp. lycopersici 4287 chromosome 10, whole genome shotgun sequence:
CAATTcctggccttcttctttctcttttcctttttacGTACTCTACCTTGTATTGTACTTATTGCTCCGCTGCACTGCACTACACTTGCGCTGCACCCTCCCGCGCAAAAAAAGACTCCGTCGCGAAATCAGCTgttcgatttccttgtcaGCGTCATTGCTTCGGCTTTACTCCTCTTTTTTTCTACCTCGACCTACCTTGCTCTTGCCTCTCACAGGCTACGAGCTATTGCCGTCGACTCCGCCTACCTTTTGCCGCTAGGCTACTAGAATTCAAAGGAGCTACCAATATAAGATCGCGACCCCCCGCCTTCTAATCCAATTTCGCAACTGCGCGTCGCGCCTCCATTCCTACGTACccacttctcaatctccaTCGCGCATCAACACCACGTCGACTCGCGATAATCCTCAACTCAGCATTTTCACGTGCGCATCGTTATTTCATGTCGCGGCAAGTCAACTAAGCTAGACCTGTATTGACGCGCCTTTATCGCGAACAGCCATTATGGCTTCACCAACCCCCGATGCGACCGCTCCCGCAAACGAGAATACGTCGCGCGATGTCACAGCAGAGAAGGAACAAAAGTCCGAAGTCAACGGGTAAGTTGCCCCTCAGTTCTGATGGCGCGCTCTTTTTGCCTATGCCATCATGCGCCGTTAGGCTGTGATGCATCGCGCAAACACGCACACCGTTTCTCAGCACTCTCTGACATGTTTATCAGCCATGCGACACCTGAAAAGCCAAAGGACACACCTGAATCTGTGCCTGTTAATGGCAACAAAGCGGACCATCATCCTGTCGAGAATGGTGTCAACAAGGACGTAGAGATGACAGAGGCAAGCGATGAGACGAAGCCCTCTCAAGAGCCTTCAACGGACGAAAAGAACGATCCCAAGACCGAAGGTGATGATCAGACGAAGGAGACTGGTGATGCCAAATCTGTGGAGGAGCCTAATGCTGCAGAGGACTCCAAGGCTACAGAGGAGGATGTCGATATGACAGACGCTGTGCCTGCAGAGAAGCCCGGAGATGAGAAGCCCGCTGAAGATGCGACCACAAAAGAGTCCAAGGATGTCGATATGGCGGACAAGCCTGCAGATACCCCCGAAAAGGCCGAGGGAACAGACAAGACACCCGCTTCCTCCAACGATGCCGCAGCTCCCGCCTCAGAGGCTGAAGTCCAACCTACCAGCCTATCTCAGTTGGCTATCGATACCAAGGAAGCGGATGCCCCTAAACCTTCCACCGAGATGTCGATGCAGGATGCTCCCGTTGGCGACACTTCCGTTAGCTCTAAGGTAGCCCGCGAACGTGAGGATGATGCCACAGACGAGCCTGCACCAAAGCGAGCCAAGACCGAGCCCAAATCTGAAGAACCCGCTGACGTTACATCCACTGTCCCCAACACCGAAGCGACTTCTGCTGAGTCTGCCCCCGAGAAGGAGGTTTCTCGCTTCGCTGGTCTTACCAGATGGAATGAGGCCGATTTCAAGAACCAAACGCTCACCCCTTTTCAACGACGCGAGTTCCGCAAGGTGCTGGGACGCgtgaagaagacaaaggctGGTGGCCACTTCAAGGACTCAGTCCCCAAGATGTGGCCTCAACTCGCTGAGAGTTACTtggccaagatcgagaagcCTATGGACCTTTCCGAGATTGACCGGACCCTACGTGATATTAATGGTGCTTATGTTACGGTCGGTGATTTCAGANNNNNNNNNNNNNNNNNNNNNNNNNNNNNNNNNNNNNNNNNNNNNNNNNNNNNNNNNNNNNNNNNNNNNNNNNNNNNNNNNNNNNNNNNNNNNNNNNNNNNNNNNNNNNNNNNNNNNNNNNNNNNNNNNNNNNNNNNNNCTGCTGCTGCGTTCAATGCTATCGAAGCATCTGGGAAGAAGTTGCCACCATTCCCAAGAAGAGGCAGTCAAGCCCAAACAGATacccaagcccaagcctccCCGCGAGTCGCGTATCAGCTCTCTCGGTGATTCTATTGCTCGCAAGCCATCTGTTGGACCTGGCGCTAGTCCCGCTGCCGAAAGCGTGTCGTCAAAGCCGCGGCTTGGATCTCAAGAAGCCAATACCGCTGCTACCGAACTGCGCCGTGCCTCATCTGCCACTGAGGGCGATCGTCCCAAACGAACCGTCCGTGCTCCCAAATCAAAGGATATTGACTATACCACCAAGCCTTCGCGAAAGAAGCTTAAGCCTGAGCTGCAGTTCTCTGAAGAGGTATTGAACGATTTGATGCACCCCAAGAACCACGCCATCAACAACTGGTTTATGGAACCAGTTGATGCTGAGGGGCTCAACATTCCACATTACTactccatcatcaagaagccCATGGATCTTGGAAAGGTGGCTCGCATGCTGAAGAGTGGTGACATCACCAACATTAAGGACTTTGACAAGAACGTGCGGCTGATCTTTTCCAATTGTTATACCTTCAACGGTAGTGTTGACCAAGGCAACACTGTGTCGTATGTAGCTTCTCAATTGGAGGACTATTACAACAGTTTGatgaaggacaaggacagcTGGTTAGCCAGACACGCCAAGGCACATGCTCCTGCTGCTTCCCACGGtagcgacgaggaagatgaggacgaggaagccGATGGCGATGAGGTAGCAGCTCCTCCAAGTGCAGACCACAGTAAGGAAGTGCGGGACCTGGAGACAAAGCTGAGGGAGGAAAGTGAGAAGCTGACCGACCTTCTGTGTGCCGACTCGCCCAATGAGAGCATGGTGGCAATGCAGAAGAGTATCGTTAACCTTGTACAAGAAAGTCTTCTGAAGGCGAAACAGGCTCTCAGTGCGCACCGCACAAAGCATCCTGAGAAACCCTCTAAGAAGGCCAGTAAGCCGAGCAAGCCTAAGCCCAGTGGATCTGCCCCTCGCAAACCCAGCGGAAGTGTGGCAAACCCTAAGAAGCCCAGTGGCACCAAGAAGGCTGTGAAGAAGACTCTCACCGCTGCAGACAAGGACGCTATCGCTTCTGCTATCAATGATCTTGATGGTGCACAGCTTGACCGCGCTATCGATATTATCAAGCGAGACACTGGTCAAAATGTAAGTTCACCAGTATTGCACATGATAGTGACAATGTACTAACGACCCTGTAGGAGAACACCGACGGAGAGCTCGAGCTGGACATTGACCAACTGAGCAATGAGGCTCTGCTCAAACTCTGGGAACTCTGTAAGAAGGTGTTGCCTGGATTCGGGAAGGACACCAAcgtgccatcttctccagaagTGACCCGGGCAGCGCCGCCTAAGCATACGAAggcatcatcgacatcgGCGAAGCCCAAAAAGAACAAGCCCATGAGTGCCCGTGAACAAGAGGAACGGATTGCGCAGCTTCGTGATCTCAGCAACTTGTACCGGCCGGGCCAGGAGCCTGGCGATAATCAACCCGTGTTGCAGGCTCCCACACCTACGGCCGAGTCCAGTGATGAATCGGACTCGGAGGAGGAGTAGACATGGCGTCGGGCTGAGAGATGGACTGTATGAGTTGTATGACTTTTTGGGAGCTTGGATGTTTCGTCGACCGGAGAGCATCAGCCACCATTATACCCAGCCACATGGCTACACCAGGTGTCATGGTTGCTCAAAGGGGTGACGCGGTGTGCTTGAACAATACGCGAGCATGCCGCCTCGGATGAGGCAGACATAACCAAGCCTGATGAATCGATAATGAAGACGTCGTCATAGTTCTTAACGAACATGGACATTTGGGATCAACAGGGAGTACCTGGCGCACAAAGACATAGGGCGATATGATAATAGCTGGCTTTCTGGTGCGGGAAAGCAATGGTGTGGCTTGCTGAGGTTTCGTGGGGGCAAGGCCATAGTTTTGGGGAGATACCCTGACTGGGGAGAATCGATAACGCATGGTTGCTTGGTAATATGCGCCAAGGTGAAGTTGGATGGCAGCGGGCATCTGAGCCGCTTGTCGGTAGTTTGTGGCTTTAGATGTAACCATAGCGATAAGAAACTTTGTTATCCCATTTTGTCGCGTACTGTGATGTACATATTGGAACAGATATGATTGAGTGCTGCTGGGCGCTTGGCCGGGAAACTCGAACGACTCGAGGTTGATTGAGTGTCTGTTTGGCGCGTAGAGATCGATCTCTCGGTGTCATTTGGAAGCCATCATATAGTGGCACAAACCATTTTCGTAGAGCATTTCCGTGTGCTATGATGGCGAATCTCTGTCTTTGATTGCGACTGGCCACAACGTGGCTCCAATTACCTCGGACTTCCGAAGCGATTGTTTTGGTATGACAACGTGGCATTTCGCAAGAAAGGTTTTTGTGGTTGAGTTTATAATCATAAA
This genomic window contains:
- a CDS encoding hypothetical protein (At least one base has a quality score < 10), yielding MASPTPDATAPANENTSRDVTAEKEQKSEVNGHATPEKPKDTPESVPVNGNKADHHPVENGVNKDVEMTEASDETKPSQEPSTDEKNDPKTEGDDQTKETGDAKSVEEPNAAEDSKATEEDVDMTDAVPAEKPGDEKPAEDATTKESKDVDMADKPADTPEKAEGTDKTPASSNDAAAPASEAEVQPTSLSQLAIDTKEADAPKPSTEMSMQDAPVGDTSVSSKVAREREDDATDEPAPKRAKTEPKSEEPADVTSTVPNTEATSAESAPEKEVSRFAGLTRWNEADFKNQTLTPFQRREFRKVLGRVKKTKAGGHFKDSVPKMWPQLAESYLAKIEKPMDLSEIDRTLRDINGAYVTHLGRSCHHSQEEAVKPKQIPKPKPPRESRISSLGDSIARKPSVGPGASPAAESVSSKPRLGSQEANTAATELRRASSATEGDRPKRTVRAPKSKDIDYTTKPSRKKLKPELQFSEEVLNDLMHPKNHAINNWFMEPVDAEGLNIPHYYSIIKKPMDLGKVARMLKSGDITNIKDFDKNVRLIFSNCYTFNGSVDQGNTVSYVASQLEDYYNSLMKDKDSWLARHAKAHAPAASHGSDEEDEDEEADGDEVAAPPSADHSKEVRDLETKLREESEKLTDLLCADSPNESMVAMQKSIVNLVQESLLKAKQALSAHRTKHPEKPSKKASKPSKPKPSGSAPRKPSGSVANPKKPSGTKKAVKKTLTAADKDAIASAINDLDGAQLDRAIDIIKRDTGQNENTDGELELDIDQLSNEALLKLWELCKKVLPGFGKDTNVPSSPEVTRAAPPKHTKASSTSAKPKKNKPMSAREQEERIAQLRDLSNLYRPGQEPGDNQPVLQAPTPTAESSDESDSEEE